From the Maioricimonas rarisocia genome, one window contains:
- a CDS encoding A24 family peptidase: MTGKSVQYSPPIDQGGHVWERVPVPSSPGAAGLLQKTLAGQYLAMFLAGYAGLMALGWCCCSPVVWTSCAIGAAALWVMLRTVGVGARWLYTPVITLGLLGITLAVRGTNMQNLPAWLASGPFSVLALVLMLGVVLSLDILELVDHRGQQLAGFVQRHGLKILAFAVIGFIAIYALVVPLVDELIYRQNPPEKPHLAMDRLTLPQNVLFNFVEGFTGLWFLVAGTAVGSYLNVVIYRVPQGLSVVSRRSHCPQCGVPILASDNLPLIGWLRLNGRCRNCNEEISARYPIVELALGLTFLLLFFVELISGGTNLPVRTPYSYAGVLWILFYTKWDLVGLYAYHCFLLCSLFSWAMIRRDGQHVPARTSAIILAVTIIAPLLQPHLLPWPFDVNPTLSVTYTVRGAAITSALGLLAGGVVSLLPALFRWTQQEGGSSPLQFDRASWLLIGAGLGWQAAVSIFALLVIWMIGCGVLSPSRLHFPRSDLPDVRGQSAGPAVGTELQRLALPCVVLVHQCFWRQLAGLYG, translated from the coding sequence ATGACCGGCAAGTCCGTCCAGTACTCGCCCCCGATTGACCAGGGTGGACACGTGTGGGAACGCGTGCCTGTCCCGTCTTCCCCCGGTGCGGCCGGTCTGCTGCAGAAGACGCTTGCGGGACAGTACCTGGCGATGTTTCTCGCCGGTTACGCTGGTCTGATGGCGCTCGGCTGGTGCTGCTGCTCGCCAGTTGTCTGGACGAGTTGCGCAATCGGTGCGGCGGCGCTCTGGGTCATGCTGAGGACCGTGGGCGTTGGTGCCCGGTGGCTGTACACTCCTGTCATCACACTGGGGCTGCTGGGAATCACGCTCGCAGTCCGCGGGACCAACATGCAGAACCTGCCGGCCTGGCTGGCCTCCGGCCCGTTTTCGGTCCTGGCCCTTGTTCTCATGCTCGGAGTGGTGCTCTCTCTCGACATCCTGGAACTGGTCGATCATCGCGGTCAGCAGCTTGCCGGATTCGTGCAGAGACACGGCCTGAAGATTCTCGCCTTCGCAGTCATCGGCTTCATTGCGATCTACGCCCTGGTGGTGCCGCTCGTCGACGAACTGATCTATCGTCAGAATCCGCCCGAAAAGCCCCATCTTGCGATGGATCGGCTGACTCTGCCGCAGAACGTGCTGTTCAACTTTGTTGAAGGGTTCACCGGTCTGTGGTTTCTCGTTGCCGGAACGGCTGTCGGAAGCTACCTGAACGTCGTCATCTACCGTGTGCCGCAGGGACTCTCGGTTGTCTCCAGGAGGTCCCACTGCCCGCAATGTGGCGTTCCGATTCTTGCGAGCGACAATCTTCCGCTGATTGGCTGGCTGCGACTGAACGGGCGATGTCGCAACTGCAACGAGGAGATCTCCGCCCGGTACCCCATTGTGGAACTTGCCCTTGGCCTGACGTTTCTCCTTCTGTTCTTCGTCGAACTCATCTCCGGCGGCACGAACCTTCCGGTCAGGACTCCCTATTCGTACGCAGGAGTGCTGTGGATCCTGTTCTACACCAAGTGGGATCTGGTCGGCCTGTATGCCTATCACTGCTTCCTGCTCTGTTCGCTGTTTTCGTGGGCCATGATTCGCCGCGACGGCCAGCACGTCCCCGCCAGGACCTCTGCGATCATCCTTGCCGTAACGATCATCGCCCCCCTCCTGCAGCCGCACCTGCTGCCGTGGCCATTCGATGTCAATCCCACGCTGTCCGTCACCTATACGGTCCGAGGTGCCGCAATCACATCGGCCCTGGGACTGCTCGCCGGAGGCGTGGTGTCATTGCTGCCGGCATTGTTTCGCTGGACGCAGCAGGAGGGCGGCTCGTCGCCTCTGCAGTTTGATCGAGCGTCCTGGCTGTTGATTGGTGCCGGCCTGGGCTGGCAGGCAGCTGTGAGCATCTTCGCTCTGCTGGTCATCTGGATGATCGGCTGCGGAGTTCTCTCGCCGTCGCGGCTTCACTTCCCACGGAGTGACCTGCCAGACGTTCGGGGACAGAGTGCCGGGCCTGCAGTGGGCACGGAACTGCAACGGCTGGCGCTGCCGTGCGTTGTCCTGGTCCATCAGTGCTTCTGGCGGCAGCTGGCCGGGCTGTACGGGTAA
- a CDS encoding MerC family mercury resistance protein — translation MARRRRQIEWSGVDEVGMAISGLCLLHCLILPVAVVFVPELAALAPLHRLLGLMALLLALLTLLPAYDAHRNTAVLALTLLGASCLATSCMAVADCCSTVLAWCSGAIPASEVSLTAVIRYVVAPVGMLLLIASHAMNRSIGFQSPSGSRLRRRS, via the coding sequence ATGGCTCGTCGACGTCGTCAGATTGAGTGGAGTGGCGTGGATGAGGTCGGGATGGCGATATCGGGACTGTGCCTGTTGCACTGCCTGATCCTGCCGGTCGCAGTCGTCTTCGTCCCCGAACTGGCCGCCTTGGCGCCACTGCACCGGCTGCTGGGCCTGATGGCACTGTTGCTCGCTCTGCTCACGCTGCTGCCCGCGTACGACGCTCACCGCAATACCGCTGTGCTGGCCCTCACGCTGCTGGGGGCGTCCTGTCTGGCAACCTCGTGCATGGCAGTGGCGGACTGCTGCTCCACAGTCCTGGCGTGGTGTTCCGGGGCGATCCCGGCGTCCGAGGTGAGTCTCACGGCTGTCATTCGGTACGTCGTTGCTCCGGTCGGGATGCTTCTTCTGATCGCGTCTCATGCGATGAACCGCAGCATCGGTTTTCAGTCGCCATCGGGCTCACGCCTTCGCCGGCGGAGCTGA
- a CDS encoding Tad domain-containing protein: MPIASACGREGTILVGLAVFLFVLLPILALVLHTGLITLTRRQMQTAAHSAALEGLRHRDAVAVTWTDSANHPAGMWDACGEPPDQEAEPEAYAAWLECARRWSSGRHVQMVFDGDLHAGTESSVRLGAGPDVQFQETDGIAVPGTQFIASRKIVGVAPFRPHLEPNTIDDPHGDQLSGQYLPGTSHTEDADYVRDDFADPADPRYETSQTADAYLVRLRRTQPSGQPAPGLDAVAGVNSTGPTVPFLFGLGANTRAVQDSSAADPDNPDPAALWNRRQRGTIVRATAIAQARPAVTVGVPSSDVDRGLARFWIEANGWERLSAGDTAEVILDPDAGSFSGPGLDGVAETSDDIHGQFILREVVTLGDALDTLESLPEDIDLESGLERIVALYETLGTENRIVGFGRVRLETTSDPDVVQVHRLPPAVEPINASATFAKPVDPDFFDDAWAQFKELSVSVLAPARVRSID, translated from the coding sequence GTGCCGATCGCCTCTGCATGCGGGCGTGAGGGAACCATTCTGGTCGGGCTGGCCGTCTTCCTCTTCGTGTTGCTCCCGATTCTCGCACTCGTTCTGCACACCGGCCTCATCACACTCACGCGTCGCCAGATGCAGACCGCCGCCCACTCTGCCGCGCTTGAAGGGCTGCGGCATCGCGATGCCGTGGCGGTGACCTGGACGGATTCCGCAAACCATCCTGCGGGAATGTGGGATGCGTGCGGAGAGCCACCGGATCAGGAAGCAGAACCCGAGGCGTACGCAGCGTGGCTCGAATGCGCGCGTCGGTGGTCGTCCGGTCGGCATGTTCAGATGGTGTTTGACGGAGATCTTCACGCCGGGACGGAATCATCTGTGCGACTGGGAGCCGGTCCCGACGTCCAGTTCCAGGAGACCGATGGGATCGCTGTACCGGGGACGCAGTTCATTGCGTCCCGGAAGATCGTGGGAGTCGCGCCGTTTCGGCCCCATCTGGAACCGAACACCATCGACGATCCTCACGGAGACCAGCTATCCGGGCAGTACCTTCCTGGCACGTCGCATACTGAAGACGCGGACTATGTTCGCGACGACTTCGCCGACCCGGCGGATCCACGTTACGAGACTTCGCAGACAGCGGATGCCTACCTGGTCCGCCTGAGACGAACCCAACCGTCGGGGCAGCCAGCACCTGGCCTCGATGCAGTTGCTGGCGTCAACTCGACCGGACCGACCGTCCCCTTCCTGTTTGGTCTCGGCGCGAACACCCGTGCGGTTCAAGACAGCTCCGCCGCAGATCCTGATAATCCTGATCCCGCCGCACTCTGGAACCGTCGTCAACGCGGAACGATCGTGCGTGCGACGGCTATTGCTCAGGCCCGACCGGCCGTGACGGTTGGCGTGCCGTCGTCCGACGTCGACCGGGGACTGGCCCGGTTCTGGATTGAGGCCAACGGCTGGGAGAGACTGTCCGCGGGGGATACGGCAGAAGTCATCCTCGATCCGGATGCAGGAAGTTTTTCCGGCCCGGGCCTCGACGGTGTTGCAGAGACGTCCGACGACATTCACGGCCAGTTCATTCTGCGTGAAGTTGTCACATTGGGGGACGCGCTGGACACGCTCGAATCCCTCCCCGAGGACATCGACCTCGAATCTGGACTCGAGCGGATTGTCGCCCTGTACGAAACCTTGGGGACAGAGAACCGCATCGTTGGATTCGGCCGCGTCCGGCTGGAAACGACGTCCGACCCCGATGTCGTCCAGGTGCACCGTCTGCCGCCCGCAGTGGAACCGATCAACGCCTCGGCGACGTTCGCGAAACCGGTTGACCCGGATTTCTTCGACGACGCGTGGGCTCAGTTCAAGGAGCTGAGCGTGTCCGTCCTCGCGCCGGCCCGCGTGCGCTCAATCGACTGA
- a CDS encoding TadE/TadG family type IV pilus assembly protein, with amino-acid sequence MRARRHSPRRRGQALVEFAIIAFLSTLLLGALLTFGFLSFGANVLQQAADGGAMELSRFPYPPSGDPASDATPFEDALEQSGLFAETLLVVAPGTSAATLPLINQLLFPLYIYDPDIDMLRYPGALVWNADGDQTVLIPLIGTDSNGVPNRTSPDGYETITAWKRVVEEVVPSGESEGPFSVTATAGQRGGLDPGTVALRINYPYQSAALVAYTYSDGSGQLIAPADVVGRDVDNQPVIANDSAVVEQAPLPAGYELVDPEANPAFGASAHRGTYGFGEMQAFGTTVRPYRKVLTAQGIYRREVFE; translated from the coding sequence ATGCGCGCCAGACGACATTCGCCGCGCCGTCGAGGACAGGCACTTGTCGAATTTGCGATCATCGCATTCCTGTCGACGTTGCTGCTCGGCGCGCTGTTGACGTTCGGGTTTCTTTCGTTCGGGGCAAACGTCCTGCAGCAGGCTGCCGATGGCGGCGCCATGGAACTGTCGCGATTTCCCTATCCCCCGTCTGGTGATCCAGCATCTGATGCAACGCCGTTCGAGGACGCGCTTGAGCAAAGCGGGCTGTTTGCTGAGACGCTGCTCGTGGTGGCTCCCGGCACGTCAGCCGCGACGTTACCGCTCATCAACCAGTTGCTGTTCCCCCTGTACATCTACGACCCGGATATCGACATGCTCCGCTACCCGGGGGCACTCGTGTGGAATGCGGACGGAGACCAGACCGTGCTGATTCCGCTGATCGGCACGGACAGCAACGGCGTGCCGAATCGTACGTCTCCGGACGGCTACGAGACGATCACCGCCTGGAAACGGGTTGTCGAGGAAGTTGTCCCCTCCGGGGAATCAGAGGGGCCGTTCTCTGTTACGGCAACTGCGGGCCAGCGAGGGGGCCTGGATCCCGGTACGGTCGCCCTGCGGATCAACTACCCCTACCAGAGTGCGGCGCTGGTCGCCTACACCTACAGCGACGGGTCCGGTCAGCTCATTGCCCCTGCAGATGTGGTGGGACGCGATGTCGACAACCAGCCGGTCATCGCGAATGATTCCGCGGTCGTCGAGCAGGCACCACTTCCCGCTGGCTACGAGCTGGTAGATCCTGAGGCCAATCCCGCGTTCGGGGCGTCGGCACATCGTGGAACGTACGGCTTTGGAGAGATGCAAGCGTTCGGCACGACGGTCCGCCCGTACCGCAAGGTGTTGACTGCCCAGGGGATCTACCGCCGCGAGGTCTTCGAATGA